TATTTTCCATTTTTTATTATAATGATGTATGTAAAGTAAATTTAGGGGGTAAATATTCATGGGCAAGAAGAATCAATATCCTGTCTCTTATACAATTTGCAGCAATACGTATGCGCTGCTTCCGTATATGGACGGCCACCGGCTCTTGACACGGGTCATTGAAGACCGCAGCGAATTCCTGGTGGAGGAATCGGTCTATAAAATTGTGGCGAAATCGTGCTCTTTCTATCGCGGCTCCCTCGCCAGCGCCACACTCTACGCACAAAAAGCGATTGGCGTAAAACACAAGCCGCCGATCATCGTCGGCGAGTATTACGGCAATCCGTTGATTTTCTTTCCTACCCACTC
The window above is part of the Planococcus sp. MB-3u-03 genome. Proteins encoded here:
- a CDS encoding competence protein ComK yields the protein MGKKNQYPVSYTICSNTYALLPYMDGHRLLTRVIEDRSEFLVEESVYKIVAKSCSFYRGSLASATLYAQKAIGVKHKPPIIVGEYYGNPLIFFPTHSPKNKDSIWFNFDAIDLIAADDSGRGSLVSLSNGVVVPADISPIALRNQHSFT